The genomic stretch AACAGGGTGGGACCAGGAAAGGAAGCTGGGCAGGCTCTACTCCAGATgcctgaggggtgtgtgtgtgtgcgtgtgcgtgcagtATGCCTGTAGtgtggtgtgagtggggtgtacAGTGTAtataggagggtgtgtgtgtggtatgtctgTAGTGTGATGTGAGTGGTGTGTACAGTGTATacaagggtgtgtgtgtatctgatgtggtgtgtgtgttgtatgtttGTAGtgtggtgtgagtggggtgtacAGTGTATATAGGGGTGTCTGTGTGATGTGGTATATAGTGTGTCTATAGTGTGGTGTGAATGGTATATACAGTTTATATAGggctgtgtgtgtggtatatcTGTTATTTGATGTGAGTGGTATATACAGTGTATATAGGGCTGTGTGTATCTGTAGTATGTCTGTAGTGTGGTGTGAGTGGTGTGCACAGTGTATataggggtgggtgtgtgtgtgtgtggtatgtctgTAGTGTGCTATGAGTGGTGTGTACAGTGTAtatagggctgtgtgtgtgtgtagcatctGTAGtgtggtgtgagtggggtgtacAGTGTATATAGGGGGGCATGtgtgatggggtgtgtgtgtagttgTCTATAGTGTGATGTTGAGTGGTGTGCACAGTGTATACAGGGGGTGTGTGATGTGGTGTGTATGGGTCTGCACACACGCAAACACATGTATGTAGGGAAGAtcctggcgggggtggggtgcaggaCGCTGTCCTCTGAGCGGCACCTGCAGAGCGCCCCTCTTCTAACCCTGCAGAGCTTCTCCTTCCAGCCTAGCTCACACAGGAGCCCTGGACTCCTGCAGCCCCTCGGGAAGGGGCGAAAGCAGCAGGAAGCCCAAGCAGGAGGGCAGCAGTGGGGAGGAGGCCGCCTCTTGcaccccaggcccctctgccttCTGCTCCTTCCTCGCCAGTGAGGGACCAGGCCCGGCACACCCGGATTGTGGGCGGGCTGGGCCCGATGTTCTCGCCAGGACGCGGCCTCCAGGACCTGCGGGGGTCCCTGGCTGCCTGACCCCAGCGTGCTGAGGGGCTTCTCGTCCAGAGGGTGAAAGGCCCCCAGCCGCACGCTGTCCTCTGGCTGGCACAGCCCAGGCGGCTGACCTCCCCCGAGGAGTGGATTCTCTCCCATCACTTCCTGAGTGCGTCGCCCGGCCGGGCATCAGGTGGGAGATTATCTGCCTGCACAGGGTCCCGGGCGCTATCAGCGGGGGTAGGCTGGCTGCCCGGGCCCTCAGCCTGGCTGCCCTTGGAAGAGTTCTGCAGGCAGCGCCGCGGGTTCCAGAGGGCAGAGACGATCCTCTTGTATTCCCTGCGGAAGTTCTTGTTCAGGAGCCCATAGACGATGGCGTTCAGGCAGCTGTTGAAATAGGCCAGGAAGTAGCTAGAGACAAACAACCCCTCTGGGATCCGGGGAGCCACTTCTTTGGGGTCAATGGCCACGGCGAGGCCGATGCAGTTCAGCGGCGCCCAGCAGATGGCGAAGATCACAAAGACCACGAACATGCTCAGAAAGCTCCGCACGCGACCAGCCCACGGGCGCGGCTCGCTCTCCGCCTTGACCTTCCTGCGGGCGCGCAGCACCAGCACCCAGATGTGCAGGTAGCAGAAGCACACGACGGCCACGGGCAGCAGGAAGTGCACGAGCACCACGGCCGCCGTGTACCCGGCGCTGGCCGTCTGCGCGAAGGTGCACGAGTACACGCGCGGGTCGTACTCCAGGGACCCCACGAAGAAGTTGGGCAGCAGGACCAGCAGGGTGAGCAGCCAGACGAGGCTGACGTAGAGGGTGGCGTGCCGGCTGCGGCAGAGGCGGTGGTAGGTCACGCTGCGGCAGACGTAGCAGTAGCGGTCGACGGCGATGGCGGTGATGTTGAAGACGGAGCCGACCACGCTCAGGCCCATCACGAAGGCGCTGGCCTTGCAGTGCGCCTCCCCCAGGGCCCAGCCGTCGTGGAAGATGGCCATAAGGGTCAGCGGGTAGGGGTACAGGGCTACGGCCAGGTCAGCGAACGCCAGACTCACCAAGAACAGGTTACCTGGAGCGGGAAACAGGCAGAGAGAGTCAGGAGGAGACCTTGCGATCTCCATCCTCTAGAATATTCTAGCTTCTGTCCCTCCCAGGAGGGACTCTCCCAGGACACCGATGTGCCACCGTCACCATGCATCTGGGGGCCCCCTGCAGAGGCTGCAGTGACCACCTCAAGGTTTCAAAGCACCTGGCCGATGGAAAGGACCCAAAAGGCACAGCAATCAGAAGAGCCAGGTCTGATCCCAAGGGCGTTTGGGAAACGGGGGCTCAGAGCCACTCAGTTGGGAATGTCCCCAAGTTAGACCCTCAGGAAAAGCAGATTCTATACCTGTGGCTACAGACAGACCTACAAGGTAGAGAAAGTCCTCCCTGTCCAGATACACATTGTCACCCCACCTCAGAGAAGACTCCTGGGGAAGCTGGGAGACCCACAAGCAGGCTTCTTAAAATGTCCGTTTTAGCCTCAGATGCTTGAGGTCACCTCACTCAGAAACAACTGAAACGACACTTGTTAGTTCCCTGGGAGTTCTCAGGACCCAACTGTTCCTGAGTCCAGAGCTAAGTTAGGATCCGagggaaaagtgttagtcactcagttgtgtctgactctctgcgaccccacggactagtagccctccaggctcctctgaacatggaattctccaggcaaggatactggagtgggttgccaagccctgctccaggggattttcctggcccaggaatcaaacctaggtcgcctgcatcgcaggcagactctttaccatctgagcccccagcgAAGGGTCTGAAGGAAACAGGGTGTAACTGAATAGAAAGGAGCTCATTTGGACATGTAGAAGTGCTTTCCAAGCAGTGAGCTTCCCTGTCTCTTGAGACTTTCAAATACAGGTTGGATGGTGGAGGAGAACCCTGCTGTAGGGTAAACTGTGAGATTCCTTCCTGTTCTACTATTTCAGGACTCTGTTTAGTTAATGGGAGAAAATCCCCCTCAAATTATTTCATGCTGGTACTACAGGCAAGAAGGGCACATCTCAGGACCTCCTTGGGATGTGGGGGAATCTCCTGCTTTTTCGTTTAATTCTCAGCCATGTTCTGTCTCCACTGGTAGATTTCAGTTTCTGATTCCACTGTGcatatatgcatgctaagtcgcctcagtcatgtccgactctgtgtgaccccatggactgtatcccaccaggctcctttgtccatgggattccaggcaagaattctggaattctggagggttcccatgccctcccccaggggatcttcctgactcagggactgaaccagtgtctcatgtctcctgcactggcgggcaggttctttacatctagcaccacttgagaagccctTCTGACTCTACTACTTAGAACTTACTTGGTCTCAGAGAGTGAGGGATTACCTCTTTCAAATTTGTTGTCAGATGACTCAGGaataattatagttgatttacaatattgtattagtttcaggcgtacaacatagtgattcagtatttttatagattatactccatctAAGGTTATTATACAATATTATCTGTATTCCCTGTGCAattcttaaagtttattttgcaCATAGTATTTTTCTCTCTGAATCCCTTATTGCtatcctgcccctcccccatgccTTCACCCCACGGATAACCACGAGTTTGCCTCTGTATCTGTGAccctgcttctttttgttatagtcactatttgttctatttttagattccacatagaaatgGAAACACGCAATGtttgtcattctctgtctgacttattctaCCAAGTCGAATGGCATCCATTTCCATCCAAGTGGTTGCACGTGGCAAAACTTCACTCATTGTTACGGCTGAGTAAGattccactgtgtatgtgtataccccgcatcttctttatccagtcatctgtcgaTTGCCTCCACACCTTGATAactgcaaataatgctgctatgaacattggggtgcatatgtatttttttgaattagtattttctttttctttcagacatATAACCAGCAGTGGAACTGATGGATCATATGGACAGTCTATTGAATGtgagaaactatttgcaaatggTATGTccgataaggggttaatatccaaaatgcaAATAGCTCataaactcaatataaaaaaaaaacaaactgatcaAAAAATGAgcggaagacctaaatagatgttttttcagagaagacacacagatggccaacaggcttatgaaaagatgttcagcatcactaatcatcagagaaatgcaaatcagaaccacagtaAGATATCACCTGACACTAATCAGAATGGCTATgaccaaaaaaaacacaaataacaaatgttggtgaggatgtagcgAAAAGGGAACAGAACCttactacactgttggtgggaatgtaaactgatgccgCCATTgtggaacacacacaaaaaagaaattaactgtCGTTTTGACATTTGGAAGTGGGCACTGGAAGTTGGAGTGACCTGGGGTAATCTCAGTGCCATTACTTTTTAACTTGACCAAGTCCTTGAACTTCTTTTCTCTGTGACGACTGCTTTGTcagttctgttctttatttttggaGCCCTCTTTTCCCCTCCTCAGACACATGTGTATGGCTATTTCTGTGACAAAAATCCCTTCTTTCCAACGTGGGGATGCTGGCCTCCGCAGGGCCCATGGCCTCCTGGCAGGGTGGCAAAGGAGCTTCCAGCCCTTGCAAGCACGGGCGGACAAAGGCTCGAGCGGCTGGGAGCAGGTGCGGCTCAGCCCGctgtttctcaggaagcaagtcaAGCTGTGCGGCAAGTTAACCTGGCCCAGCCCAGAATAACGCCCCAGAGGCGGCAAACAGCCTGTAAACAGTGGGTAGAACACATTCGGCTCCACGTGGAAAGTGATTCAATTACTCTTCCCCATTACTCTGGCTGTTCCTAAAAGGCTGAAATCAACCAGTTCCTGCTGTAGATCCATCTGCCCAGACATCCTATCGTCTCCAGACTTTCTTGACAAAATTCCAAATTAGAGGAATAAAATTCTTGCCGTGTTTCCCATCTCTAAGAAGCCAGGCCCTGTCTAGAGGAGAGTCAAGGGGAGGCTGAGTTCTCCAGTCCCATTTTCTACAGACAGGTGAGAAATTCAGCAGGACACACAGTGCTGCTCATCACCCCGGGCACAGGCCTCTAACGAGCATTTATCTCACAAGCCTTGGCGTGACTTATTTCCATCAGCCTCCATCAGACAGGGCATGTTAGTGGAGACAGACCTTCACAACAGGGTTTGTATTAATATGGATGGAACTCCTTCCAGTATTCATACACAAAGCACATCCTTCCACATACACAGCCACCACGGTCCCCTCCCTCTCGGcctacttttcctttttcaggaaATCTAGTCCTCAGTGGGGATGTGTTAATCTGGAAGAGAGCCAGCAGATGTTGAGCTATCTGGTCTTCATAAGAATTCTGCATCCCTCTTTCCTGTGCCCACTCTATTTTCTAAGAAGAATGTGTTGGTTTTAAATTGTCTCTGCTCTTTGAGCTAAAAGTAGCAATGCAGAAATAGACAGTTGTAGACTCATTTGCTCCACAAATACTGCTGAGTATTTACTGGGTACTGGCTctgactgtgggcttccctggtggctcagccggatGCTCTGACTACGCTGGGGCTGAGGGTATGGGGTAAGCAAGAACGACGCATCTTCTCCTCTTACAAACCTCATGGTCTCACACAGGGGACAATGAAATGAAAGTGAGAtgcaatgggacttccctggtgatctagtggtcaCCATGCAGAGCggccaggtttgatcctggtcagggacctagatcttGCATGCCGTAAGtaaaaaaatcctgcatgcagcaactaatGAACCCCCATGCCTCAACGAAGACAGGaggcatgctgcaactaagacccagtgcagccaggtAAATTAATGAAACACAGTTTTCAGTGAGACGCTGTGAGTGTTATGATGGGGAAGTTAACACTATCATCTCTGTAATCCTTTCCAACAAGGTTAAACTTCCCATGCCTTGAGGTCTTCCTCCATCTCTCACTTACTCAAAAATGTGTGCTATGTCCACTGAGCACCTATCATGCTTGGGTAGGGCACAGTGATGGCTGAAAGACATGCCCCTGCCACTGAGATGCCCACAGTGCTGTTGGGGAAAGAGATACAGAAACTGCCTTTTTGTGTAGGGAGAGCTGGGCAGGAGACCAGCATGAGGAGGTGAGAACACTAGGGAAGAATCAAGTCATTCTGGGGCTGAGGGCAGTGGGCAGTGGGGTGAGGATGAGGCTGGTCAAGCACGACCAGCCAAGGGATCAGCTACAAATCACAAAGGCCCTTCTTACAGGCCTGCCTCCATCCCAGGATGGCTATCTACCTCAAATGGGATCTTGCATGGGAAAGGAtttaggaaataataataatcttcaAACAAATGTGAGATATTCTTATTAGTTATATTCAGGGATAGGCATTTGAAATAACTGAGTAggtaatttattaaaaatgtgacTTCTTCACAAATACTAAAACAATGTCCTTTCATATTAACATAAGCtcctaattgggcttccctggtgggtcagtgttacagaatctgcctaccagtgcaggacacccaggttccatccctgggctgggaagatcccctcaaagagggcatggcaacccactctagtattctttcctgggaaaatcccatggacagagaagcctggcaggctacagtccatggggtcaaaaaaacagtcagacaca from Budorcas taxicolor isolate Tak-1 chromosome 25, Takin1.1, whole genome shotgun sequence encodes the following:
- the MTNR1B gene encoding melatonin receptor type 1B — translated: MPENGSFANCCEAGGRAESPRWTGAGGARPSGAPRPPWVAPALSAVLVVTTAVDIVGNLLVILSVLGNRKLRNAGNLFLVSLAFADLAVALYPYPLTLMAIFHDGWALGEAHCKASAFVMGLSVVGSVFNITAIAVDRYCYVCRSVTYHRLCRSRHATLYVSLVWLLTLLVLLPNFFVGSLEYDPRVYSCTFAQTASAGYTAAVVLVHFLLPVAVVCFCYLHIWVLVLRARRKVKAESEPRPWAGRVRSFLSMFVVFVIFAICWAPLNCIGLAVAIDPKEVAPRIPEGLFVSSYFLAYFNSCLNAIVYGLLNKNFRREYKRIVSALWNPRRCLQNSSKGSQAEGPGSQPTPADSARDPVQADNLPPDARPGDALRK